From the genome of Bordetella sp. H567, one region includes:
- the pgsA gene encoding CDP-diacylglycerol--glycerol-3-phosphate 3-phosphatidyltransferase, with amino-acid sequence MPINVPIILTWLRIAMIPLVVGLFYLPASWLAESNRDMLAAAAFIIAALTDWFDGWLARKWNQTSAFGAFLDPVADKLMVSAALIVLLDLGRVDAFISLIIIGREITISALREWMAKIGASASVAVHRLGKFKTAAQMVAIPCLLYYQPVHGVSTRILGDILILVAAVLTVWSMLYYLQRAWPAIREKSL; translated from the coding sequence ATGCCTATCAACGTTCCCATCATCCTGACGTGGCTTCGTATCGCCATGATCCCGCTGGTCGTCGGGCTTTTCTATCTGCCGGCCAGCTGGCTGGCGGAGTCCAACCGGGATATGCTCGCCGCCGCCGCCTTCATCATCGCGGCGCTGACAGACTGGTTCGACGGCTGGCTGGCCCGCAAATGGAACCAGACCTCGGCCTTCGGCGCCTTCCTGGACCCGGTGGCGGACAAGCTGATGGTCAGCGCCGCCTTGATCGTGCTGCTGGACCTGGGACGCGTCGATGCTTTCATATCCCTGATCATCATCGGCCGCGAAATCACCATTTCCGCCTTGCGCGAGTGGATGGCCAAGATAGGCGCCAGCGCCAGCGTGGCGGTGCACCGCCTGGGCAAGTTCAAAACGGCGGCGCAGATGGTGGCCATCCCTTGCCTGCTGTACTACCAGCCCGTCCACGGCGTCAGCACGCGGATACTGGGCGATATCCTGATCCTGGTTGCGGCCGTCCTGACGGTGTGGTCGATGCTGTACTACCTGCAGCGCGCCTGGCCGGCCATCCGTGAAAAAAGCCTATGA
- the uvrC gene encoding excinuclease ABC subunit UvrC: MPEAFNLKSFLADLPHLPGVYRHIDANGEVMYVGKARDLKKRVSSYFQKTLTSPRIAQMVGKVAQVEVTVTRSEAEALILENNLIKSLRPRYNILFRDDKSYPYLLITAHPWPRIAYYRGSTNKPGQFFGPFPNAWAVRETIQILQKVFRLRTCEDTVFANRSRPCLLHQIGRCSAPCVGAVQAEDYANDVARAGRFLNGQAKEVMQDIEARMLRASEALEFEAAAALRDQMGSLARVLHQQTMEDMGGEDCDIIAVAVAGGRVCVNLAMVRGGRHLGDKAFFPAHAEGEAAADVLEAFIGQHYTDNPLPPTLVCSHALPDEALIALLAEQAGTRSRVLTRPQGVRRSWLEQATRNAEMALARALTESGARAARTLALAETLELETDEAALDSLRIECFDISHTAGEATQASCVVFEHHEMQPSLYRRYNIAGITPGDDYAAMRQVLTRRFAKVADGEAPLPGLVLIDGGKGQVEIARQVFAELGLDVHVLVGVAKGEGRKVGLETLVFADARPPVALGPESAALMLIAQIRDEAHRFAITGMRAKRAKARNVSRLEEIEGVGARRRQRLLARFGGFSGVSRASIEDLASVDGISQELAERIYDALH; this comes from the coding sequence ATGCCCGAAGCCTTCAATCTCAAATCCTTCCTGGCTGACCTGCCGCATCTGCCGGGCGTCTACCGGCATATCGATGCCAACGGCGAAGTCATGTACGTCGGCAAGGCGCGCGACCTGAAGAAGCGCGTGTCTTCGTATTTCCAGAAGACGCTGACCAGCCCGCGCATCGCGCAGATGGTGGGCAAGGTGGCGCAGGTGGAGGTCACCGTCACGCGTTCTGAGGCCGAGGCGCTGATCCTGGAAAACAACCTGATCAAGAGCCTGCGGCCGCGCTACAACATCCTGTTCCGGGACGACAAGTCCTACCCGTACTTGCTCATCACGGCGCACCCCTGGCCGCGCATCGCGTATTACCGGGGCTCCACGAACAAGCCGGGCCAGTTCTTCGGGCCTTTCCCCAATGCCTGGGCGGTGCGGGAAACCATCCAGATCCTGCAGAAGGTCTTTCGCCTGCGTACCTGCGAAGACACCGTCTTCGCCAACCGCTCGCGCCCCTGTCTGCTGCATCAGATCGGCCGCTGTTCCGCGCCCTGCGTGGGCGCGGTGCAGGCCGAAGACTACGCCAATGACGTGGCGCGGGCAGGGCGCTTCCTGAACGGCCAGGCCAAGGAAGTCATGCAGGATATCGAGGCCCGCATGCTGCGCGCGTCCGAGGCGCTCGAATTCGAAGCCGCCGCCGCGCTGCGCGACCAGATGGGTTCGCTGGCGCGCGTGCTGCACCAGCAGACCATGGAAGACATGGGCGGCGAAGACTGCGACATCATCGCGGTGGCTGTTGCGGGAGGGCGCGTGTGCGTCAACCTGGCCATGGTGCGGGGCGGCCGCCACCTGGGCGACAAGGCCTTCTTTCCCGCGCATGCGGAAGGCGAGGCGGCGGCGGACGTATTGGAAGCCTTCATCGGCCAGCACTATACGGACAACCCCCTGCCGCCCACGCTGGTCTGCTCGCATGCCTTGCCGGATGAAGCGCTGATCGCGCTGCTGGCCGAACAGGCCGGGACGCGCAGCCGCGTGCTGACGCGGCCGCAAGGCGTGCGCCGTTCCTGGCTGGAACAGGCGACGCGCAATGCCGAAATGGCGCTGGCGCGGGCGCTGACCGAATCCGGCGCGCGCGCCGCGCGCACGCTCGCGCTGGCCGAAACGCTGGAGCTGGAAACCGACGAGGCGGCGCTGGACAGCCTGCGCATCGAATGCTTCGATATCAGCCATACCGCCGGGGAAGCCACGCAGGCCTCGTGCGTGGTATTCGAGCACCACGAAATGCAGCCCTCGCTGTACCGGCGCTACAACATCGCCGGCATCACGCCGGGCGACGACTACGCGGCGATGCGGCAGGTGCTGACCCGCCGCTTCGCCAAGGTGGCCGACGGCGAAGCGCCGCTGCCCGGCCTGGTGCTCATCGACGGCGGCAAGGGGCAGGTGGAGATCGCCCGCCAGGTCTTCGCCGAACTGGGCCTGGACGTGCATGTCCTGGTTGGGGTGGCCAAGGGAGAGGGCCGCAAGGTCGGCCTGGAAACGCTGGTCTTCGCCGACGCGCGCCCGCCCGTTGCCCTGGGCCCGGAGTCCGCCGCGCTGATGCTGATCGCGCAGATCCGTGACGAGGCGCACCGCTTCGCCATCACCGGCATGCGGGCCAAGCGGGCCAAGGCCCGCAACGTGTCCCGGCTGGAGGAAATCGAGGGCGTCGGCGCGCGCCGGCGGCAACGCCTGCTGGCGCGGTTTGGCGGGTTTTCGGGGGTATCGCGCGCCAGTATCGAGGACCTGGCGTCGGTCGACGGCATCTCCCAGGAGCTGGCCGAGCGCATCTACGATGCCTTGCATTGA
- a CDS encoding pyridoxine 5'-phosphate synthase: MIDLGVNIDHVATLRQQRHTDYPDPVQAALRAEDAGADLITLHLREDRRHIQDADVHRLRPLLRTRMNLECAITREMLDIACAVRPQDVCLVPEKRTELTTEGGLDVAGALAAVTDAVSQLHAAGIRVSLFIDPDAAQIAAAARSGARVIELHTGAYAEADGAAAAAELQRIQRAVAEGLRHGLQVNAGHGLHYGNVQPVAALDGIAELNIGHAIVARAIFDGWEKAVRDMKALMVQARAAR; the protein is encoded by the coding sequence ATGATAGACCTAGGCGTAAATATCGACCACGTAGCGACGCTGCGCCAGCAGCGGCATACCGATTACCCCGATCCCGTCCAGGCGGCGCTGCGCGCCGAGGACGCCGGCGCTGACTTGATCACCCTGCATTTGCGCGAAGACCGGCGCCATATCCAGGATGCGGATGTGCACCGGCTGCGGCCGCTGCTGCGCACTCGCATGAACCTGGAATGCGCGATCACGCGCGAAATGCTCGACATCGCCTGCGCGGTACGCCCGCAGGATGTTTGCCTGGTCCCCGAAAAGCGCACGGAGCTGACCACGGAGGGCGGGCTGGACGTGGCCGGCGCGCTGGCGGCGGTCACCGACGCGGTGTCGCAGCTGCACGCTGCCGGTATCCGGGTATCCCTGTTCATCGATCCCGACGCCGCGCAGATCGCCGCCGCGGCGCGCAGCGGCGCCCGCGTGATCGAGTTGCATACCGGTGCCTATGCGGAAGCGGACGGCGCGGCCGCCGCGGCCGAGCTGCAGCGCATCCAGCGCGCCGTGGCGGAAGGGCTGCGCCATGGCTTGCAGGTCAATGCCGGCCATGGCTTGCACTACGGCAATGTCCAGCCCGTCGCCGCGCTGGACGGGATCGCGGAATTGAACATAGGCCATGCGATCGTCGCGCGCGCCATCTTCGACGGCTGGGAAAAGGCCGTACGCGACATGAAGGCCTTGATGGTGCAGGCGCGCGCCGCGCGCTGA
- a CDS encoding mandelate racemase/muconate lactonizing enzyme family protein produces MTIRSISAIPLSMPFEIGGPKPLLAGKPREMEMLLIRVETDQGLVGWGEAFGFAVWPATKAAIEALVSPMAVGRDERDIAGLMNDLARKFHLLGRSGPVMYALSGLDIALWDLAGKAAGKSLAELLGGRRRDSVPAYASLMRYTDPDVVARNAARAVAEGYTTIKLHEIGVEQVRRARAAIGPGIKLTVDTNCPWTADEAISMARLMKDLDLHWLEEPVFPPEDHASLARVRREAPVPTAAGENAAGYLEFKAMFEAGAVDYAQPSATKVGGISELMRIARLAREHGVALAPHSPYVGPGLLATVHVLAALDEEIELEYCYCTIDQNPLGDAVLASGARVAVPRGPGLGRDPDMRLVEKCAVR; encoded by the coding sequence ATGACGATACGTTCCATTTCCGCCATCCCCCTTTCCATGCCATTCGAGATCGGCGGCCCCAAGCCGCTGCTGGCGGGCAAGCCCCGCGAAATGGAAATGCTGCTCATACGGGTGGAAACGGACCAGGGGCTGGTGGGATGGGGCGAAGCCTTCGGCTTCGCCGTGTGGCCGGCCACCAAGGCCGCCATCGAGGCGCTGGTCTCGCCCATGGCCGTGGGCCGGGATGAAAGGGACATCGCCGGCCTCATGAATGACCTGGCGCGCAAGTTCCATCTGTTGGGCCGTTCCGGCCCGGTCATGTACGCGCTGTCGGGGCTGGACATTGCCTTGTGGGACCTGGCCGGCAAGGCTGCCGGAAAATCCCTTGCCGAACTGCTGGGCGGCCGCCGCCGCGACAGCGTGCCGGCCTATGCCAGCCTGATGCGCTATACCGACCCGGACGTCGTGGCGCGCAATGCCGCGCGTGCCGTGGCCGAGGGCTACACCACGATCAAGCTGCACGAGATCGGCGTGGAGCAGGTCCGGCGGGCGCGGGCGGCCATCGGCCCCGGCATCAAGCTGACGGTCGACACCAATTGCCCCTGGACCGCGGACGAAGCGATTTCCATGGCGCGCCTGATGAAAGACCTGGACCTGCACTGGCTGGAAGAACCGGTTTTCCCGCCCGAGGACCATGCCAGCCTGGCGCGCGTGCGCCGGGAAGCCCCTGTGCCGACGGCCGCCGGGGAAAACGCGGCCGGCTACCTGGAATTCAAGGCCATGTTCGAAGCGGGCGCCGTGGACTACGCCCAGCCCAGCGCCACCAAGGTGGGCGGCATCTCCGAGCTGATGCGCATCGCTCGGCTGGCGCGCGAGCATGGCGTGGCCCTGGCGCCGCATTCGCCTTATGTCGGCCCGGGCTTGCTGGCCACCGTGCACGTGCTCGCGGCGCTGGACGAAGAGATCGAGCTGGAATATTGCTACTGCACGATAGACCAGAACCCGCTGGGCGACGCCGTGCTGGCATCGGGCGCTCGCGTGGCGGTGCCGCGCGGGCCGGGCCTGGGACGCGATCCGGACATGCGCCTGGTCGAAAAGTGCGCCGTACGTTGA
- the nagZ gene encoding beta-N-acetylhexosaminidase, translated as MPRKKDKSLPPGPVMVDVAGPVLTKEEKKRLRHPLVGGVILFARNFQDRQTLCELTARIHKVREEPLLIAVDHEGGRVQRFRTDGFTPLPPMRGLGRIWDQDPLHAMRLATESGYVLAAELRACGVDLSFTPVLDLDYGVSKVIGDRAFHRDPRVVAMLARALIQGLGLAGMAACGKHFPGHGFVSADSHHEIPVDPRSLERVLREDSAPYGWLGDLVLPSVMPAHVIYPKVDDKPAGFSRRWIQDILRRRMGYDGVVFSDDLTMEGASVAGDILARAQAALGAGCDMVLVCNRPDLADELLDRLIHVSDPESIERIRRLMPRYPSADWNDLQADRRYQHARSLQSQILPG; from the coding sequence ATGCCACGCAAAAAGGATAAATCGCTGCCACCCGGTCCTGTCATGGTCGACGTGGCCGGGCCGGTGCTCACCAAGGAAGAAAAGAAGCGCCTGCGCCATCCCCTGGTGGGCGGCGTCATCCTGTTCGCCCGCAACTTCCAGGACAGGCAGACGCTGTGCGAACTGACCGCGCGCATCCACAAGGTGCGCGAGGAACCGCTGCTGATCGCGGTGGACCATGAAGGCGGCCGCGTCCAGCGCTTCCGTACGGACGGTTTTACGCCCTTGCCGCCGATGCGCGGCCTGGGACGGATATGGGACCAGGATCCCCTGCATGCGATGCGCCTGGCGACGGAATCCGGCTACGTCCTGGCCGCGGAGCTGCGCGCCTGCGGCGTGGACCTGAGCTTCACGCCGGTGCTGGACCTGGACTACGGCGTCAGCAAGGTCATCGGCGATCGCGCCTTTCATCGGGACCCGCGCGTGGTCGCCATGCTGGCGCGCGCGCTCATCCAGGGATTGGGGCTGGCCGGCATGGCGGCCTGTGGCAAGCATTTCCCGGGACACGGCTTCGTCAGCGCCGATTCGCACCACGAGATCCCGGTGGACCCGCGCAGCCTGGAGCGCGTCCTGCGCGAGGACTCGGCCCCCTATGGCTGGCTGGGCGATCTCGTCCTGCCGTCCGTCATGCCGGCCCACGTGATTTATCCCAAGGTGGACGACAAGCCGGCCGGTTTCTCGCGCCGCTGGATCCAGGATATCCTGCGCCGCCGCATGGGCTACGATGGCGTGGTGTTTTCCGATGACCTGACCATGGAAGGCGCCTCGGTCGCCGGCGACATCCTCGCGCGCGCCCAGGCCGCCCTGGGCGCCGGATGCGATATGGTGCTGGTGTGCAACCGCCCGGACCTGGCCGACGAATTGCTCGACCGCCTGATCCACGTTTCAGACCCCGAATCCATCGAACGCATCCGCCGCCTGATGCCGCGCTACCCGTCCGCGGACTGGAATGACCTGCAGGCCGACCGCCGTTACCAGCATGCCCGAAGCCTTCAATCTCAAATCCTTCCTGGCTGA
- a CDS encoding Bug family tripartite tricarboxylate transporter substrate binding protein, whose product MAMASIKWSRRCALAVLSALALAAAPASQALAQGSYVRLVVAFPAGGPSDLMARVISEQLGKELKQNVVVENRPGGNGAVAAQYVLHEPADGRTLWITTAGAITINPALYPKLAYTVKDFAPVSLVVNTQEMLVVNPKNPAKDAKEFVANAAKGGQVNFASSGIGSMPHMAIALLSEKAKVSFLHVPEKGAAPAISDLMGGHVDAFVGDVPGIQALVKSGGLKGLAIAAPKRSPLFPNIPTFEEQGIPGMELLNNWSGIYVSSKTPPATIEQINQAIHRTLADPAVAGKLRELGVEPQATSPAELASLAARDSAVWARIIKTNNIQPE is encoded by the coding sequence ATGGCAATGGCATCGATCAAGTGGTCCAGGCGCTGCGCCCTGGCTGTCCTGTCCGCCCTGGCCCTGGCCGCCGCGCCGGCGAGCCAGGCCCTGGCCCAAGGCAGCTATGTGCGCCTGGTGGTGGCCTTTCCGGCGGGCGGTCCGTCCGATCTGATGGCGCGCGTCATCAGCGAGCAGCTGGGCAAGGAACTGAAGCAGAATGTCGTGGTGGAAAACCGCCCGGGCGGCAACGGCGCGGTCGCCGCGCAGTATGTGCTGCATGAGCCGGCGGACGGCCGCACGCTATGGATCACCACCGCGGGCGCCATCACCATCAACCCTGCGCTGTATCCCAAGCTGGCCTACACCGTGAAGGACTTCGCGCCCGTATCGCTGGTCGTGAACACGCAGGAGATGCTGGTGGTCAATCCCAAGAACCCGGCCAAGGATGCGAAGGAATTCGTGGCCAACGCCGCCAAGGGAGGCCAAGTCAATTTCGCGTCCTCGGGCATAGGCAGCATGCCGCACATGGCCATCGCGCTGCTGTCGGAGAAAGCCAAGGTTTCCTTCCTGCACGTGCCTGAAAAGGGCGCGGCGCCCGCGATCTCGGACCTGATGGGCGGCCATGTCGACGCCTTCGTCGGCGACGTGCCCGGCATCCAGGCATTGGTGAAGTCCGGCGGGCTGAAGGGCCTGGCCATCGCCGCGCCCAAGCGCAGCCCGCTGTTCCCGAATATTCCCACCTTCGAGGAGCAGGGCATCCCGGGCATGGAGCTATTGAACAACTGGAGCGGCATCTACGTATCCAGCAAGACGCCGCCCGCAACCATCGAGCAGATCAACCAGGCCATCCACCGTACGCTGGCCGATCCCGCCGTGGCCGGCAAGCTGCGCGAACTGGGCGTGGAGCCGCAGGCGACCAGCCCGGCGGAGCTGGCCTCGCTGGCCGCCCGCGACAGCGCCGTATGGGCGCGCATCATCAAGACGAACAACATTCAGCCGGAGTAG
- the acpS gene encoding holo-ACP synthase, with amino-acid sequence MQTAQPLSPSSVAASAIAGIGLDLVRIDRIERALQRHGDRFAEKILGEQELAKFHARRARDPRRGVRFLATRFAVKEAFSKAIGLGMRMPMAWRRVQTLNAPGGRPVLVLSPELQAWYEPRYGAAHVSLTDETDMAAAYVIVERRAP; translated from the coding sequence ATGCAGACAGCCCAGCCCTTATCTCCTTCATCCGTCGCGGCGTCGGCGATCGCCGGCATAGGCCTGGACCTGGTCCGCATCGACCGCATCGAGCGTGCGCTGCAGCGCCACGGCGACCGGTTCGCCGAGAAAATACTGGGCGAGCAGGAACTGGCCAAATTCCATGCGCGCCGCGCGCGCGACCCGCGCCGCGGAGTGCGTTTCCTGGCCACCCGCTTCGCCGTCAAGGAAGCGTTCTCCAAGGCCATCGGACTGGGCATGCGCATGCCGATGGCATGGCGGCGCGTGCAGACGCTGAACGCGCCTGGCGGGCGGCCCGTCCTGGTCCTGTCGCCGGAACTGCAGGCCTGGTATGAGCCGCGCTATGGCGCGGCTCATGTATCCCTGACCGACGAGACCGATATGGCCGCGGCATACGTGATCGTGGAGCGCCGGGCGCCGTGA
- a CDS encoding response regulator transcription factor has product MESCNATENTPLSLALWEPDDDTRNRTVHLLARLGFHVHGCRDAAGLFQWLDLRDPDLVLVGASAPVGQVVEAVLPRLSAHYGAGILLQAPDAAQQTRLSALQAGAHLCLDRRYEATELAALLRAQARRAGRQRRRTAGAAIAGAASLAPAATPAALAAAGGHGAVARMGAAGASGAGSSGPSGAAAAAGAARPAGAAGATAATIPSARPPAPPNAVGLVGSTEIAGLLGAAPGARTAGYALRSLAMQAAGTPGGDGVARLMPAREPWRILYQGWVLITPAGKRIHLTGTERACFICLLESPKRELSRAAMSEFMTATNLRSVNVAISRLRKKVHESGERLPLHTVHGMGYVFVGDLATEE; this is encoded by the coding sequence ATGGAATCGTGCAACGCAACCGAGAATACGCCGCTGTCGCTCGCACTGTGGGAGCCGGACGACGATACCCGCAATCGCACCGTGCATCTGCTCGCGCGGCTGGGCTTTCATGTCCATGGCTGCCGCGATGCGGCCGGCCTTTTCCAGTGGCTGGACCTGCGTGATCCGGACTTGGTGCTGGTGGGCGCCAGCGCGCCGGTCGGCCAGGTTGTCGAAGCCGTCCTGCCCCGCCTGAGCGCACACTATGGCGCGGGCATCCTGCTGCAGGCGCCCGACGCGGCGCAGCAGACGCGGCTGAGCGCACTGCAGGCAGGCGCCCACCTGTGCCTGGATCGCCGCTACGAAGCCACCGAGCTGGCCGCGCTATTGCGGGCCCAGGCCCGGCGCGCCGGGCGCCAGCGCCGACGGACCGCCGGTGCCGCGATCGCGGGGGCGGCGTCGCTCGCCCCGGCCGCCACGCCAGCCGCGCTCGCCGCCGCGGGCGGCCACGGTGCTGTTGCCAGAATGGGTGCCGCGGGCGCTTCTGGGGCTGGTTCTTCTGGTCCTTCCGGTGCCGCGGCCGCCGCCGGTGCCGCGCGGCCGGCAGGCGCTGCGGGCGCCACTGCCGCCACGATCCCGTCCGCCCGTCCCCCCGCGCCACCGAATGCCGTCGGCCTGGTCGGTTCCACGGAGATCGCCGGGCTGCTGGGCGCGGCGCCGGGCGCGCGTACCGCCGGCTATGCGCTGCGCAGCCTGGCCATGCAAGCCGCCGGTACCCCCGGCGGGGATGGGGTCGCGCGGCTCATGCCGGCCCGTGAACCCTGGCGCATCCTGTACCAGGGCTGGGTGCTGATCACGCCCGCCGGCAAGCGCATACACCTGACCGGCACGGAGCGCGCCTGCTTCATCTGCCTGCTCGAAAGCCCCAAGCGGGAGTTGTCCCGCGCTGCGATGAGCGAATTCATGACCGCGACCAATCTGCGCTCGGTCAACGTGGCCATCAGCCGCCTGCGCAAGAAGGTGCACGAAAGCGGCGAACGCCTGCCGCTGCATACGGTGCATGGCATGGGCTACGTGTTCGTCGGTGACCTGGCTACCGAGGAATAG
- the queF gene encoding NADPH-dependent 7-cyano-7-deazaguanine reductase QueF (Catalyzes the NADPH-dependent reduction of 7-cyano-7-deazaguanine (preQ0) to 7-aminomethyl-7-deazaguanine (preQ1) in queuosine biosynthesis), with amino-acid sequence MNLEDAPLGHDTAYPSHYDAGLLFPIDRGANRATIGVGTPLPFHGADVWNAYELSWLNPRGKPQIAIGRITVPADTPCIIESKSFKLYLNSLNQTRLPDAAAYAALVERDLSAAAGGPVRVELILPDRFGQERVADLPGQTLDDLDIAVDAYTPAPGLLRRASGADAGEVEETLTSSLLKSNCPVTGQPDWGSVQIRYRGPRLDRAALLAYIVSFREHAEFHEHCVERIFTDLMSACHPSSLSVYARYTRRGGLDINPWRATPDGQGPPVDPRTARQ; translated from the coding sequence ATGAATCTCGAAGATGCCCCGCTGGGGCATGACACCGCCTATCCCAGCCACTACGATGCGGGCCTGCTGTTTCCGATCGACCGCGGCGCCAACCGCGCGACGATAGGCGTCGGCACGCCGCTGCCGTTTCACGGCGCGGACGTATGGAACGCCTACGAGCTCTCCTGGCTCAATCCGCGCGGCAAACCCCAGATCGCCATCGGCCGCATCACCGTGCCGGCCGATACGCCCTGCATCATCGAGTCGAAGTCGTTCAAGCTATACCTGAATTCGCTCAACCAGACCCGCCTGCCCGACGCCGCCGCCTATGCCGCGCTTGTCGAACGCGACCTGAGCGCGGCGGCCGGCGGGCCGGTGCGCGTCGAATTGATCCTGCCGGACCGTTTCGGGCAGGAGCGCGTCGCCGATCTGCCCGGCCAGACACTGGACGACCTGGATATCGCGGTGGATGCCTACACGCCGGCGCCCGGCCTGCTGCGCCGCGCATCGGGCGCGGACGCAGGCGAGGTCGAAGAAACCTTGACGTCCAGCCTGCTGAAGTCCAACTGCCCCGTCACGGGCCAGCCGGACTGGGGCAGCGTGCAGATACGCTATCGCGGCCCCAGGCTGGACCGCGCCGCCCTGCTGGCGTACATCGTGTCGTTCCGCGAACACGCCGAATTCCACGAGCATTGCGTGGAGCGCATCTTTACCGACCTGATGTCGGCCTGCCACCCGTCCAGCCTGTCGGTCTATGCGCGCTACACGCGGCGCGGTGGGCTGGACATCAATCCCTGGCGGGCCACGCCCGATGGGCAGGGGCCGCCGGTCGATCCGCGCACGGCCCGGCAATAG
- a CDS encoding patatin-like phospholipase family protein: MKRASEGKCAYGTVALVLQGGGALGSYQAGVYEGLHEHGLRPDWVAGISIGSINAAIIAGSPEDERVERLRGFWEAICRPYGYEGFPWGEWMNGQLAAAAALTTGQPGFFKPRIPPPFWQQGIAATSYYDTTPLLETLRTYVDFKLLNSGAMRASFGAVNVRTGNFSYFDTTQGELTPHHIMASGALPPGFPPIEIDGEYYWDGGLVSNTPLYYVLSDSPMRDTLVFQLDLWPARGPLPSNMEEVEERRKDIQYSSRTRLVTDNLKRNIKLREDLQRLLALLPPDRRNAPELAEIRRDALIPAINVVNLIYDSKNYERHSKDYEFGTEAMRDHWSSGLTDIRAALARPGLLDLPGKGQRFITHDIHRP, encoded by the coding sequence GTGAAGCGCGCCAGTGAAGGCAAGTGTGCATATGGCACGGTGGCGCTGGTACTGCAGGGGGGCGGTGCGCTGGGCTCCTACCAGGCCGGTGTCTACGAAGGCCTGCACGAGCATGGCTTGCGGCCGGACTGGGTGGCGGGCATTTCGATCGGCTCTATCAATGCCGCCATCATCGCCGGCTCCCCGGAGGACGAGCGCGTCGAACGCCTGCGCGGGTTCTGGGAAGCCATCTGCCGTCCCTATGGCTACGAAGGTTTTCCCTGGGGTGAGTGGATGAACGGCCAACTGGCGGCGGCCGCGGCCCTTACGACTGGCCAGCCCGGGTTCTTCAAGCCCCGGATCCCGCCGCCGTTCTGGCAGCAAGGGATCGCCGCCACCAGTTACTACGACACGACGCCGTTGCTGGAGACGCTGCGCACCTACGTCGATTTCAAGCTGCTGAACAGCGGGGCGATGCGCGCCAGTTTCGGCGCCGTCAACGTGCGCACTGGCAATTTTTCCTATTTCGACACCACGCAGGGCGAACTGACGCCGCATCACATCATGGCATCGGGCGCGCTGCCGCCCGGGTTTCCGCCCATCGAGATCGACGGCGAATACTATTGGGACGGCGGCCTGGTGTCGAACACGCCGCTGTATTACGTCCTCTCGGACAGTCCCATGCGCGATACGCTGGTTTTCCAGCTGGACCTCTGGCCGGCGCGCGGCCCGTTGCCCAGCAACATGGAAGAGGTCGAGGAGCGCCGCAAGGACATCCAGTATTCCAGCCGCACGCGGCTGGTGACCGATAACCTCAAGCGCAACATCAAGCTGCGCGAGGATCTCCAACGGCTGCTGGCGCTGCTGCCGCCGGACAGGCGCAACGCGCCCGAACTGGCGGAAATCCGGCGCGATGCGCTGATTCCCGCGATCAACGTGGTCAACCTGATCTACGACTCGAAGAACTACGAACGGCATTCCAAGGACTACGAGTTCGGCACCGAAGCCATGCGCGATCATTGGTCGTCCGGCCTGACCGACATCCGCGCCGCCCTGGCCCGGCCGGGGCTGCTGGACCTGCCTGGGAAAGGCCAACGCTTCATCACGCACGATATTCATCGGCCTTGA